The sequence ACACCCGCATACGCCGCGATGAGGTCGACCCGCAAGCCCCCAATCTCTGGCAGTGGGAATGTGGCAATCTGATCGCCTCGGGTGTGAACCAGGGCCGTATTCCGCGCGCCAGTGTGGAAGGCCTGTGGGGCGTGCTGGAGGCCATACGCCACCGTGTGGAGCTGCATGAGCTGGCGCCCGCACAACACAAGGCCGTGCTGGATGTGGCGCAGGACACGGGCCTGCCCATTTACGACGCAGCCTACCTGTGGTTGGCGCAGTCGCTGCGCCTGCCGCTTGCCACATTCGATGCTGCCCAGATCGCCGCCGCCCGCAAAAGCGGTGTGCAGCTCTTGGCGCCCGAAGATTTCTGAACGTCTCCCTTTTTCTCCTACCCTTCTTGCCCTTGACCACCATGCAACACGACAAGATTCTCATTCTGGACTTCGGCTCCCAAGTCACCCAGCTGATTGCCCGCCGCGTGCGCGAAGCCCATGTCTACTGCGAAGTCCACCCCTGCGATGTGAGCAGCGACTGGGTGCGCGAATTCGCCGCCGACGGCAAGCTGAAGGGCGTGATCCTGTCCGGCAGCCACGCCAGCGTTTATGAGGTGGACGACCGCGCGCCCGATGCCGTGTTCGAGCTGGGCATTCCCGTGCTGGGCATTTGCTACGGCATGCAGACCATGGCCACCCAGCTGGGCGGCAAGGTCGAAGGCAGCAACAGCCGCGAATTCGGTTACGCCGAAGTCCGCGCCCATGGCCATACCGCGCTGCTCAAGGGCATTGAGGACTTTGTCACGCCCGAAGGCCACGGCATGCTCAAGGTCTGGATGAGCCATGGCGACAA comes from Comamonas sp. GB3 AK4-5 and encodes:
- a CDS encoding type II toxin-antitoxin system VapC family toxin yields the protein MSAAAFVLDASVTAAWLLPDNASSHTQRLYTRIRRDEVDPQAPNLWQWECGNLIASGVNQGRIPRASVEGLWGVLEAIRHRVELHELAPAQHKAVLDVAQDTGLPIYDAAYLWLAQSLRLPLATFDAAQIAAARKSGVQLLAPEDF